The Magnetovibrio sp. PR-2 region ACTGCGTCACCGGCGCCGAACAGACCTTCGACGGTCATCATGCGGTTGTAGCCCCACTGGTATTCCGGCGGAGAAATGTCTTCCGGACCCGAGCACCATGCGCCGCAACCGGTGGCGTGCGAACCCATAACGTACGGTTCGGACGTGGTCAGTTCCGGGTTTTGGTATTTCGGATCGACGTCGGTTGCTGCCCACAAGACAGCTTGACCAACGGTCATGCCCAAGAAGTTGTGCCAACCGATTTCTTCCAGGTGCGGATCTTGGAAGGAGTGCATGGTGACCATGTGGATCGGACCGCGGCCAGCGTTGACCTCGTTGATGATCGCGTGGTTACGCAAGCACGTCGGGATCGGACGGTGGGTCGCGTGGGACAGTTCCGGATCCAAGTATTCTTTACCGACCATTTTTTGCAGGGCCGGGAACCACTTGGATTCGTACTCTTCGCCATATGCGTTTTGGGTGTAGGTTTTGAGGTGCAAGAAGTAAGCACCAACCGGACCGTAACCGTCTTTAAAGCGCGCCAGCACGATGCGGTTTTCCATCTGGGTCATTTTTGCACCAGCGTTGATCATCAACGCGTATGCAGAACCAGAGGACCACGGAGCGTACCAAACACGGCCAGCACCTTCGCCCACGGAACGCGGTTTGAAGATGTTGGAAGCGCCACCAGCACCGCAAACAACGGTTTTGGATTTAAAGACGTGGAAGTTACCCGTACGAACGTTGAAACCAACAGCACCGGCAACGCGGTTTTCTTTGGCTTCGTCCATCAGCAAGTGGGTGACGGCAACACGGTTGTAAACTTTGTCAGCGGATTTTTTCGCTGCTTCAGCAACAAGCGGCTTGTAGCTTTCACCGTGGATCATGATCTGCCAGCGACCTTCACGCAGGAAGGAGCCTTTTTCCAGATCACGCATGATCGGCATGCCCCACTCTTCGAATTGGTGAACAGCGGAATCGACGTGACGTGCCATATCAAACAGCAAGTCTTCGCGAACCATGCCCATCAAATCGATGCGCGCGTAGCGCACGTGGTCTTCCGGGTTGTTCTCGCCAAAGCGGGTACCCATGTAGCAGTTGATCGCGTACAGACCTTGAGCAACAGCACCGGAGCGATCGATGTTTGCTTTTTCGGCAATCACGATCTTTTTGTTTTGACCCCAGTAGCGGGCTTCGAAAGCTGCACCAGTACCGCCAAGGCCAGCACCAGCGACGAGGATGTCGATATTGTCTTCGACGATAGTTTTGTAAGCCATTAGTACTGGACCCCTTCAACAATCTTCAAGCCGTTGGTTTCCAGCGTGTGGATCCCGCCGTCATCCATGCGGATGTACTTCGGCTCGTTATACAGATATTGGCTGTCGCGTTGTTCTTGGGTCGGTGCCGGAACGTCACGCAATTGCGGGATGTACTTGCCCCACGGCTTGGTGGTGATCGGAGCCAAGAGGCTGAGATCTTTCTTGCCATTGCGGAATTTGATGCGCCAGGCAATAACACCTTTTTCTTCGTCGCGCACGGCGCGAACGCTGTGACCCAACGGTGCGAAGTCGGCGTAACCACGAACGTCGATGGCGTTTTGCGGGCACGCTTTCACGCAAGAATAGCATTCCCAGCACATGTTCGGTTCGATGTTGTACGCACGGCGATACGTCGTATCGATGTGCATGATGTCAGACGGGCAGATATCAACACAGTGTCCGCAGCCGTCGCATCGTGTCATATAGACAAAAGTAGGCATAATTCGTTTCCTTCCCTGTTCGAAAGAATCTTGCAGGTTAACTTAGTAGTGCTTGGGTTTCTCACGCTTGATACCGAGGCCCATGTAGGACGGGTTGGTACCCATGTATTCCGGAATGTCCGGATAGCGTTTTTGAATTTCGCTGCTCGTCAGATCGAAATCTTCCGGCAAGTTCTCACGAGAACCGTCAGCTTTGATCACGCGTTTGTTGAACGCAGCAGCCGGTTTGAAGAACATGTGAGCGAATTTGGACCACAGCACACCGCCAAACAAGAATGTTGCGGAGATGATGAACAGAGCCAAGAAGATGGTCGTCCACATGGCATCGCCTTTGGATTGCATGATGGACCACAACAGACCGAAGGTCGTGGTGCCCAGCAGAGACAAGATAAACAAGTCAGCCTGGACGATGCGGAACAAAGACACAGCTTCGGCAGATACATCAACGCGGATGAAGAACCAGAACCAGTAACCGCCGACCATGACCATGATCGCACCCAGGTGCCACAGTTGAGCAACAATTGCCGGAGCTTCGCCGGTGTAGGCAAAGGTCAGCGCAACGGTGCTCACGATGAACAAGATAAAGCCCCACATCATCAGCATGTGAGAGATGCGACGCATCGGGTTGCAGAATTCACCAGCCGTTGCCACGTCTACGGTAGCGACTTTAACGGCGATGCCGATTTTGTCGCCTGCGCCGAGTTCACGCACACGGTTGGCTTCAGCCTGTTTGGCTTTAGCAAAAAAGTATTTAGCGCTTTTCTTATGGATCATGTCGTAGATCGTCATACCGACAACCAAGATAGCCATCAAAATGACATAGCCTTGGATCATCTCGGCAGAGATCGTCTCCGTAAGCGCAGCGAATGGATTACTGGCGAACATTAATTCCTCCCATGTTGCAGCCTTCCGGCTCGCAATAGTTATTTGTCACACTTATTGCAAGCCACGTTCATTAGCGGATCAGTATATAAATCAAATGTCATTTGACAATCAGTTTGATGGCTTGACTCGCAATTAAATTCGGAAGTTCTCATATA contains the following coding sequences:
- the aprA gene encoding adenylyl-sulfate reductase subunit alpha, with translation MAYKTIVEDNIDILVAGAGLGGTGAAFEARYWGQNKKIVIAEKANIDRSGAVAQGLYAINCYMGTRFGENNPEDHVRYARIDLMGMVREDLLFDMARHVDSAVHQFEEWGMPIMRDLEKGSFLREGRWQIMIHGESYKPLVAEAAKKSADKVYNRVAVTHLLMDEAKENRVAGAVGFNVRTGNFHVFKSKTVVCGAGGASNIFKPRSVGEGAGRVWYAPWSSGSAYALMINAGAKMTQMENRIVLARFKDGYGPVGAYFLHLKTYTQNAYGEEYESKWFPALQKMVGKEYLDPELSHATHRPIPTCLRNHAIINEVNAGRGPIHMVTMHSFQDPHLEEIGWHNFLGMTVGQAVLWAATDVDPKYQNPELTTSEPYVMGSHATGCGAWCSGPEDISPPEYQWGYNRMMTVEGLFGAGDAVGGTPHAFSSGSFTEGRISAKSACKYIDDGKAEGIRVTDSQINKLKEEVYKPMEHYKIHRNDIVAGSVNPNYINPRQALDRLQKLMDEYAGGVTVSYMTNDKLLSIGLMKMKILEEDLEKVAASDLHELLRAWEVKHRHRTSECVMQHTLFRKETRWPGYYYRGDAMKVDDENWHVLTVSRRDPQTGAYTMEKAPLYHLVEDETAAAAE
- the aprB gene encoding adenylyl-sulfate reductase subunit beta; amino-acid sequence: MPTFVYMTRCDGCGHCVDICPSDIMHIDTTYRRAYNIEPNMCWECYSCVKACPQNAIDVRGYADFAPLGHSVRAVRDEEKGVIAWRIKFRNGKKDLSLLAPITTKPWGKYIPQLRDVPAPTQEQRDSQYLYNEPKYIRMDDGGIHTLETNGLKIVEGVQY